One region of Pseudoalteromonas galatheae genomic DNA includes:
- a CDS encoding chorismate--pyruvate lyase family protein, translated as MPLLLPLERSWLKNTQLVDIEPALSPYLLETQSLTARLKETCERFSVTVLANEFRCAPDALRTELSEQAWCREVTLNCNGKAVVFGQSWLNEEACIVGMDAIGETPLGELLFTDLNWQRGALEYFRLSTSDYPALIELITPTRNIPESLFARRSWFKNGKAKILVCEVFISESFYD; from the coding sequence TTGCCTTTGCTATTACCTTTAGAGCGCTCATGGCTGAAGAACACGCAGTTGGTAGATATTGAGCCTGCACTTTCTCCCTATTTATTAGAGACCCAGTCTCTGACCGCAAGACTAAAAGAAACTTGTGAAAGATTTTCTGTGACTGTACTTGCTAATGAGTTCAGATGCGCCCCAGATGCGCTACGTACAGAGCTTTCTGAACAGGCTTGGTGTCGAGAGGTTACGTTAAATTGTAACGGTAAAGCGGTTGTATTTGGGCAAAGTTGGCTTAATGAGGAAGCATGTATTGTTGGTATGGATGCAATTGGTGAAACGCCGCTGGGTGAATTACTGTTTACTGATTTAAATTGGCAGCGCGGCGCACTCGAATACTTTCGCTTATCTACTTCTGACTATCCAGCGCTTATTGAGCTCATAACACCAACTCGCAATATCCCTGAGAGTTTATTTGCAAGAAGAAGCTGGTTTAAAAATGGCAAAGCAAAAATTTTAGTTTGTGAAGTCTTTATATCGGAAAGCTTTTATGATTAA
- a CDS encoding 3-deoxy-D-manno-octulosonic acid kinase: MQITKQPHSYLLTPSALDYDISEEMFNPEYWQKNNAIVGSKEGRATAWFVRFNQGIAVLKHYYRGGLIGKLLSDQYIFTKLENTRVYQEFALLEQLQLMGLPVPTPLGARISLHFGIYRADILTEAVPEATSVCEVLQARALSANELESIGHTIAQFHRAGAYHDDLNINNILFDANGKVFLIDFDKGKIMQPNSSWQHANMERLQRSFKKEAGKWPTFYFDENQWQVLMQAYRSAR, encoded by the coding sequence GTGCAAATCACCAAACAGCCGCATAGCTATTTACTAACGCCTTCAGCCCTAGATTATGATATTTCAGAAGAAATGTTTAACCCTGAATATTGGCAGAAAAATAATGCGATTGTCGGCTCGAAAGAAGGCCGAGCAACGGCGTGGTTCGTACGGTTTAATCAAGGCATAGCGGTACTCAAACACTATTATCGCGGTGGCTTAATCGGCAAGCTGTTGAGTGATCAGTATATTTTCACCAAACTAGAAAATACTCGCGTATATCAAGAGTTTGCTTTGCTAGAGCAATTACAGCTAATGGGTTTACCAGTTCCAACACCACTTGGCGCAAGAATTTCGCTTCATTTTGGTATTTATCGTGCAGATATTTTGACCGAAGCGGTGCCTGAAGCCACCAGTGTTTGCGAAGTTTTGCAAGCAAGAGCGCTTAGTGCAAATGAACTGGAAAGTATCGGCCACACCATTGCTCAGTTTCATCGAGCCGGAGCCTATCATGATGATTTGAACATCAACAATATTTTGTTTGATGCCAACGGCAAAGTATTTCTAATTGATTTTGATAAGGGCAAAATCATGCAGCCAAACTCAAGTTGGCAGCACGCAAACATGGAGCGTTTGCAACGTTCATTTAAAAAAGAGGCCGGCAAATGGCCGACCTTTTATTTTGATGAAAATCAGTGGCAAGTATTAATGCAAGCCTATCGCAGCGCACGTTAG
- the tdh gene encoding L-threonine 3-dehydrogenase produces the protein MKALSKLKAEEGIWMADVPKPEVGHNDLLIKIRKTAICGTDVHIYKWDEWAQNTIPTPMVVGHEYVGEVVDMGQEVRGFSIGDRVSGEGHITCGHCRNCRAGRVHLCRNTIGVGVNREGSFAEYLVIPAYNAFKIPDNISDELASIFDPFGNAVHTALSFDLVGEDVLITGAGPIGIMAAAVAKHVGARHVVITDVNEYRLELATKMGATRAVNVANESLETVMKDLGMTEGFDVGLEMSGVPSAFKGMLNSMNHGGKIAMLGIPPSDMAVDWNQVIFKGLVIKGIYGREMFETWYKMASLIQSGLNLDPIITHQFHIDDFQTGFDTMISGQSGKVILNWD, from the coding sequence ATGAAAGCATTATCCAAGTTGAAAGCTGAAGAAGGAATTTGGATGGCGGATGTGCCAAAACCGGAGGTAGGGCACAACGATCTATTGATCAAAATCCGTAAAACAGCAATTTGTGGTACTGACGTACACATCTACAAATGGGATGAGTGGGCACAAAACACAATCCCAACTCCAATGGTTGTGGGGCACGAATACGTAGGTGAAGTGGTCGATATGGGCCAAGAGGTACGTGGTTTTAGCATTGGTGACCGAGTATCTGGTGAAGGTCATATCACATGTGGTCACTGTCGTAATTGTCGTGCTGGTCGTGTTCACCTATGTCGTAACACCATTGGGGTAGGCGTTAACCGCGAAGGTTCATTTGCAGAATACCTAGTTATTCCTGCTTATAATGCGTTTAAGATCCCCGACAACATTTCTGATGAACTCGCTTCTATCTTCGACCCATTCGGTAATGCAGTGCACACTGCATTGTCATTTGACTTAGTTGGTGAAGACGTACTAATTACCGGTGCGGGCCCAATTGGTATTATGGCTGCAGCAGTGGCTAAACACGTCGGTGCGCGTCATGTGGTGATCACAGATGTAAATGAATATCGACTTGAACTTGCCACTAAAATGGGTGCTACGCGAGCAGTAAATGTTGCCAACGAAAGCCTCGAAACGGTTATGAAAGACCTTGGCATGACAGAAGGGTTCGATGTTGGACTTGAAATGTCAGGTGTTCCTTCTGCATTTAAGGGCATGTTAAACAGCATGAACCATGGTGGTAAGATTGCAATGCTGGGTATTCCTCCTTCTGACATGGCGGTGGATTGGAACCAAGTGATCTTCAAGGGTCTTGTGATCAAGGGGATTTACGGCCGTGAAATGTTTGAAACTTGGTACAAAATGGCAAGTTTGATCCAGTCAGGTTTAAACCTTGACCCAATCATTACACATCAGTTCCATATTGATGACTTCCAGACTGGCTTTGATACGATGATTTCAGGGCAATCAGGTAAAGTTATTCTGAATTGGGATTAA
- a CDS encoding flagellar basal body-associated protein FliL: protein MRLLAVVLTLCIALTAASPVKADSTIGYFGFEPDIITNYIGQSNKKLGYVRVTVDLMLNDVANIAVVEHHTPLLRDAIVQILSKENEETIKSLTGREEIRKRCAEKLKTLLKEETGQEIVRDVLFTKYLYH, encoded by the coding sequence ATGAGACTGTTGGCTGTTGTACTCACTTTGTGCATTGCATTAACCGCGGCTTCCCCTGTAAAAGCGGATTCGACTATTGGGTATTTCGGGTTTGAGCCAGATATCATCACGAATTATATAGGCCAATCTAATAAAAAGCTTGGCTATGTCCGAGTCACTGTTGATCTAATGCTGAATGATGTCGCAAATATCGCTGTGGTTGAACACCATACACCTTTACTAAGAGATGCAATAGTACAGATCCTAAGTAAAGAAAACGAAGAAACCATTAAGTCATTAACTGGCCGAGAAGAAATCAGGAAGCGCTGTGCTGAAAAGCTAAAAACACTGTTAAAAGAAGAGACTGGGCAGGAAATTGTTCGAGATGTGCTTTTTACTAAATATTTATACCACTAA
- the glpE gene encoding thiosulfate sulfurtransferase GlpE, producing the protein MSFKHISVADTQALLGNDDVVVADIRDESTFAQGHIPGAEHLSNANLAHFMQEKEFDQPIVVVCYHGISSQGAANYLVEQGFEDVYSMDGGFTQWASELPNEIEK; encoded by the coding sequence ATGTCTTTTAAACATATTTCAGTAGCAGATACGCAAGCGCTTTTAGGCAATGATGATGTAGTGGTAGCAGACATCCGTGATGAAAGTACTTTTGCACAAGGGCATATTCCAGGTGCTGAACATTTATCTAATGCTAATCTTGCGCATTTTATGCAGGAGAAAGAATTTGACCAGCCCATTGTAGTGGTGTGTTATCATGGTATTTCCTCACAAGGCGCTGCGAACTACCTAGTTGAGCAAGGCTTTGAAGATGTTTACAGCATGGATGGTGGTTTTACGCAGTGGGCAAGTGAGTTGCCTAACGAGATTGAAAAGTGA
- a CDS encoding glycine C-acetyltransferase — protein sequence MRASAFYSQLQQQIEEVKAEGLYKKERIITSQQQAEIAVSTGESVINFCANNYLGLANHPELIKAAQGGLDDHGFGVASVRFICGTQDIHKTLEAKISEFLETEDTILYSSCFDANAGLFETILGPEDAIISDSLNHASIIDGVRLCKAKRFRYANNDMADLERQLIAADEAGVKTKLIATDGVFSMDGVICNLKAVCDLADKYDALVMVDDSHAVGFVGENGRGTPEYCGVLDRVDIITGTLGKALGGASGGYTSGKKEIVEWLRQRSRPYLFSNSLAPSIVTASIKVLDMMKEGDALRAKLWDNAAYFRTKMEAVGFTCAGKDHAIIPVMLGDAKVASEMADRLLAEGIYVIGFSYPVVPKGQARIRTQISAAHTTEQLDKAIEAFTRIGKDLGVI from the coding sequence ATGAGAGCATCGGCCTTCTACAGCCAGCTTCAGCAACAAATTGAAGAAGTAAAAGCTGAAGGATTATATAAAAAAGAGCGTATTATCACTTCTCAGCAGCAAGCTGAAATTGCAGTATCGACTGGCGAAAGTGTAATTAACTTCTGTGCTAATAACTATCTAGGTTTGGCGAATCATCCAGAGCTAATTAAAGCGGCGCAAGGTGGCCTTGATGATCATGGTTTTGGTGTTGCATCGGTGCGTTTTATCTGTGGTACGCAAGATATTCACAAAACGCTTGAAGCAAAGATCAGTGAGTTTCTAGAAACAGAAGATACTATCCTTTACTCTTCATGCTTTGATGCCAATGCTGGTTTATTCGAAACTATCTTAGGCCCTGAAGATGCGATTATCTCGGACTCATTAAATCACGCTTCTATCATTGATGGTGTGCGTTTATGTAAAGCTAAGCGTTTCCGCTACGCTAACAACGATATGGCTGATCTTGAGCGGCAGTTAATTGCTGCTGATGAAGCTGGTGTGAAAACCAAGCTTATCGCGACCGATGGCGTATTTTCAATGGATGGCGTTATTTGTAACTTAAAAGCGGTTTGTGACTTAGCGGACAAGTATGACGCATTAGTGATGGTTGATGATTCACACGCGGTGGGCTTTGTTGGTGAAAATGGCCGCGGAACACCGGAATACTGTGGTGTATTAGACCGAGTGGATATTATTACAGGAACGCTTGGTAAAGCACTTGGCGGTGCATCGGGCGGTTATACCTCTGGTAAGAAAGAGATCGTAGAGTGGTTACGTCAACGTTCACGTCCTTATTTATTCTCAAACTCGCTAGCGCCTTCAATTGTTACAGCTTCAATCAAAGTACTAGACATGATGAAAGAAGGTGATGCCCTACGTGCTAAACTATGGGATAACGCAGCTTACTTCCGTACTAAGATGGAAGCTGTTGGCTTTACTTGTGCGGGTAAAGATCACGCGATTATTCCGGTTATGTTAGGCGATGCCAAAGTGGCCTCAGAAATGGCTGACAGACTGTTAGCTGAAGGGATCTATGTGATCGGTTTCTCTTATCCTGTCGTGCCAAAAGGCCAAGCTAGGATCAGAACACAAATTTCAGCTGCGCATACGACTGAGCAGCTAGACAAAGCAATCGAAGCCTTTACCCGTATTGGTAAAGACCTAGGCGTCATTTAA
- the hldE gene encoding bifunctional D-glycero-beta-D-manno-heptose-7-phosphate kinase/D-glycero-beta-D-manno-heptose 1-phosphate adenylyltransferase HldE produces MKLTALQQLNQAKVLVVGDVMLDRYWHGDTGRISPEAPVPVVKVSALEDKAGGAANVAKNIAHLDGKVGLLGLIGEDDNGKTLEAILTKENIESSLVNVVELPTIAKMRVISRHQQVVRLDLEEPFQLSHSQLLLERLKQEVDKYDFVLFSDYNKGALCAISDMIAVAKGAGKTVLIDPKNSDLSLYQGADFITPNLNEFKLAGGDISSEEALTSSARELLKTSGIGAMLLTRSEQGMSLITNTEKFDFPAQVQEVSDVTGAGDTVIATLTTMLGAGMSAKDAVEVANIAAGIAVSKLGAATVSPEELSRKLGQYLRETGEHYQTPFEEVLKHITFAKQNGETIVFTNGCFDILHAGHVRYLAQAKAMGDRLVVGLNNDESISRLKGPERPINPLKERAMVLSALASVDWVIPFGSVEENDTPAKLIEMVSPDILVKGGDYKVEDIAGAEHVLNQGGKVEVLAFLDGCSTSNVIKKAQLQKS; encoded by the coding sequence ATGAAGTTAACGGCGCTTCAACAGCTAAATCAAGCCAAGGTATTGGTGGTTGGCGATGTGATGTTGGATAGATATTGGCATGGAGATACCGGGCGCATTTCTCCTGAGGCTCCAGTGCCTGTGGTGAAAGTCAGCGCATTGGAAGACAAAGCTGGTGGTGCGGCGAACGTTGCCAAAAACATCGCTCACCTAGATGGTAAAGTGGGTTTGCTTGGGCTTATCGGCGAAGATGATAATGGCAAAACGCTTGAGGCTATCCTTACCAAAGAAAACATTGAATCTAGCCTAGTTAACGTCGTTGAGCTGCCGACTATCGCAAAAATGCGTGTGATCAGCCGTCATCAGCAAGTAGTCCGACTCGATTTAGAAGAGCCCTTTCAGTTATCTCACAGTCAACTCCTGCTTGAGCGTCTGAAACAAGAAGTTGATAAGTATGACTTTGTGTTGTTTAGCGACTACAACAAAGGCGCTTTGTGCGCCATTTCAGACATGATTGCGGTGGCTAAAGGTGCCGGTAAAACGGTACTTATTGACCCTAAAAATAGTGACTTGAGCCTCTATCAAGGTGCTGATTTTATCACGCCTAACTTAAACGAATTTAAACTTGCTGGTGGAGATATAAGCAGCGAGGAGGCACTCACCTCTAGTGCGCGTGAACTGCTGAAAACATCGGGGATCGGCGCTATGTTGCTGACGCGCTCCGAGCAAGGCATGTCTTTGATAACCAATACTGAAAAGTTTGATTTCCCAGCTCAAGTACAGGAAGTAAGTGATGTTACGGGAGCTGGCGATACCGTGATCGCCACGCTGACGACGATGTTAGGCGCAGGAATGTCAGCTAAAGACGCGGTGGAAGTTGCAAATATTGCCGCAGGCATTGCCGTGAGTAAGTTAGGTGCTGCAACGGTGTCACCGGAAGAGTTGAGTCGCAAACTGGGTCAATATCTTAGAGAAACGGGCGAGCACTACCAAACACCGTTTGAAGAAGTGCTTAAGCATATTACTTTTGCCAAGCAAAACGGCGAAACCATTGTGTTTACCAACGGCTGCTTTGATATTCTCCATGCAGGCCATGTGCGTTATTTAGCGCAAGCTAAAGCGATGGGCGACAGGCTCGTTGTTGGGTTAAATAATGATGAATCGATCTCGCGTCTTAAAGGACCTGAACGCCCAATCAATCCATTGAAAGAGCGAGCTATGGTGTTATCCGCACTCGCTTCTGTGGATTGGGTTATTCCGTTTGGCAGTGTTGAAGAAAATGACACACCAGCTAAGTTGATAGAAATGGTCAGCCCTGACATTTTGGTCAAAGGTGGTGACTATAAAGTGGAAGATATTGCTGGCGCAGAGCATGTGCTTAATCAAGGTGGAAAAGTCGAGGTGTTAGCATTTTTGGATGGCTGCTCGACTTCCAATGTGATTAAAAAGGCACAGTTACAAAAAAGCTAA
- a CDS encoding glycosyltransferase family 9 protein, giving the protein MRTIVLSKSLTSICILRLSAIGDVCHAVSAVQAIQRAHPQAKITWVIGKVEAMLLADLPGVELVVFDKKQGKAALKALKAKFKGQKFDVLLHMQVALRANLVARVIPAKQKIGFDKGRSKELHSLFINKRIAPQQSPHVLEGFQNFARAIGAECGEPTWQMPVTAAHRAVAKSLLPEGKVFVISPAASKAERNWLPERYARVADHAAALGFQVVITGGPTELEQNLAAEIQQHSQAELLNLVGKTDLKTLLCVLEQAELVLAPDTGPAHMAVTVGTPVIGLYAHSNPTRTGPYLYQDYVVEVYHQNLIAQKGKTADQLPWGTRVKGSELMSQISVDAVITMFERVIKEQGIVTNA; this is encoded by the coding sequence ATGAGAACTATTGTTTTGAGCAAATCCTTGACCTCTATTTGTATTTTGCGACTTTCTGCGATTGGCGACGTGTGCCATGCCGTGAGTGCTGTACAGGCGATCCAACGTGCACATCCGCAAGCGAAAATTACGTGGGTGATAGGAAAAGTAGAAGCTATGTTATTGGCTGACTTACCCGGTGTTGAGCTCGTCGTATTTGACAAAAAACAGGGTAAAGCCGCGCTCAAGGCGTTAAAGGCAAAGTTCAAAGGGCAAAAGTTTGACGTATTACTACATATGCAGGTTGCGTTAAGAGCCAATCTTGTTGCACGAGTTATTCCTGCAAAGCAAAAAATAGGCTTTGATAAAGGACGCTCAAAAGAGTTACACAGCTTGTTTATTAATAAGCGGATCGCACCTCAACAGTCGCCACATGTGCTCGAAGGTTTCCAAAACTTTGCTCGTGCAATTGGGGCTGAGTGCGGTGAGCCGACATGGCAGATGCCAGTGACGGCAGCTCATCGAGCTGTGGCAAAATCGCTATTACCTGAAGGTAAGGTGTTTGTAATATCCCCCGCGGCAAGTAAAGCTGAGCGCAATTGGCTTCCTGAGCGGTATGCTAGGGTTGCAGATCATGCTGCTGCATTAGGGTTTCAGGTGGTGATAACGGGTGGTCCAACGGAGCTTGAGCAAAATTTAGCAGCCGAAATTCAACAACACAGCCAAGCTGAGTTATTAAACTTAGTGGGAAAAACTGACTTGAAAACCCTACTTTGTGTGTTGGAGCAAGCCGAATTGGTGCTAGCACCTGATACCGGACCTGCTCATATGGCAGTGACAGTCGGAACGCCGGTGATTGGTTTGTATGCTCACTCCAATCCAACTCGCACAGGGCCATACCTGTATCAAGACTATGTGGTTGAGGTTTATCATCAAAACCTCATTGCGCAAAAGGGCAAAACCGCAGACCAATTACCCTGGGGAACACGGGTAAAAGGTAGCGAACTCATGTCTCAAATTTCCGTTGATGCTGTAATTACGATGTTTGAGCGGGTAATAAAAGAACAGGGGATTGTGACTAATGCATAA
- the ubiA gene encoding 4-hydroxybenzoate octaprenyltransferase, which produces MINNQKWQAYSQLMRLDKPIGTLLLLWPTLWSLWFAAGGVPSIWLIAIFALGVFIMRSAGCVINDFADRKVDGAVRRTATRPLARGAVTSKEALGLFAILVAIAFILVLFLNWQTIALSFGALALASVYPFMKRYTNLPQIVLGAAFSWAIPMAFMAVNQNVPMLAWVLFFANLIWTVAYDTMYAMVDRDDDLKIGVKSTAILFGKWDLCIIALLNITFIAMMAAVGVTFELNLAFWGALLAASILLIRQQYAIRNRDRDRCFWAFLNNNYVGLVIFAGVVLGFLPL; this is translated from the coding sequence ATGATTAATAATCAGAAATGGCAGGCTTACAGCCAACTTATGCGATTAGATAAGCCAATCGGGACTTTATTGCTATTATGGCCCACGCTTTGGTCACTGTGGTTTGCAGCTGGAGGTGTTCCAAGTATCTGGCTTATTGCTATCTTCGCGTTGGGTGTATTTATAATGCGTAGTGCGGGCTGTGTTATTAATGATTTTGCTGATCGTAAGGTTGATGGTGCGGTGAGGCGGACCGCGACAAGGCCGCTTGCAAGGGGCGCTGTGACAAGTAAAGAAGCGCTAGGTTTATTTGCTATTTTGGTTGCAATCGCTTTTATTCTGGTGCTTTTTTTAAACTGGCAGACCATCGCATTATCGTTTGGAGCACTTGCATTGGCCTCTGTCTATCCCTTCATGAAACGTTATACAAATTTACCGCAAATCGTACTTGGCGCTGCCTTTAGCTGGGCAATACCCATGGCATTTATGGCAGTAAATCAGAATGTACCTATGCTCGCTTGGGTACTGTTTTTTGCTAATTTAATTTGGACGGTTGCTTATGACACTATGTATGCCATGGTGGATAGGGATGATGATTTGAAAATTGGGGTGAAATCTACAGCGATTTTATTCGGCAAATGGGATCTTTGTATTATTGCGCTGCTCAACATCACATTTATCGCGATGATGGCGGCTGTTGGTGTAACGTTTGAATTGAATCTCGCTTTTTGGGGCGCCTTACTCGCCGCTTCTATACTGCTTATTAGGCAACAATATGCCATACGTAATAGAGATAGAGACAGGTGTTTTTGGGCCTTTTTAAATAATAATTATGTTGGCTTGGTGATTTTTGCAGGCGTTGTTCTGGGGTTTTTACCGCTCTAA
- a CDS encoding LysR family transcriptional regulator has product MRFEQLEQFVALGNLRHFRQAAEQTQISTSALTRSIQTLEDEIGCELVKRSTRSVKLTEQGELFLKYCKTTLSELDLTKKTIKQSLFGRDNQKLIIGYTTQASSIVPVSCGQFLAQYPNVKIEMQLQDELELTRKLQLGEIDISVYLQSANSIVSDIHLPDQLVLFVSRNHPLANQDSIRKAELTHYPMYGCFSQSKQVQNMLNEAVDSLNKSTNVKIGNIEQVIDGLKNSNSFAIASIEHSKTIAQDPNLVFLKTNKALDREQLIVQTNHQIGSNAHINHLLELIEDAASSSSKQTVTY; this is encoded by the coding sequence ATGAGATTTGAACAACTCGAGCAGTTCGTAGCATTAGGCAATCTTAGACATTTTAGACAAGCCGCAGAACAAACCCAGATCAGTACTTCAGCGCTTACTCGAAGCATCCAAACCCTTGAAGATGAAATTGGTTGTGAACTCGTTAAACGCTCTACGCGTTCAGTAAAACTCACTGAACAAGGTGAGCTTTTCTTAAAGTATTGCAAAACAACCTTATCTGAACTGGATTTAACCAAGAAAACCATCAAGCAAAGCTTATTTGGTCGTGATAATCAAAAGTTAATTATTGGTTACACGACTCAAGCTAGCAGCATCGTACCGGTTTCTTGCGGTCAATTTTTAGCTCAGTATCCGAATGTTAAGATTGAAATGCAGTTGCAAGATGAGTTGGAGCTTACTCGTAAGCTACAACTGGGTGAAATTGATATTAGCGTGTATCTGCAGAGCGCCAACAGCATAGTGAGTGATATTCACCTACCAGATCAATTAGTCTTGTTCGTTTCGAGAAACCACCCTCTCGCAAATCAAGATAGTATCCGAAAAGCTGAATTAACCCATTACCCAATGTATGGTTGTTTCTCACAGTCAAAACAAGTTCAAAATATGCTAAATGAAGCTGTTGATTCATTAAATAAATCAACAAACGTTAAGATTGGTAATATTGAGCAAGTAATTGATGGCTTGAAGAACAGCAATAGCTTTGCGATTGCGAGTATTGAACATTCAAAGACAATCGCACAAGACCCTAACCTAGTTTTCTTAAAAACCAATAAAGCATTGGACAGAGAGCAATTGATTGTACAAACCAACCACCAAATTGGTTCGAACGCACATATAAACCACTTGCTTGAGCTAATTGAAGATGCTGCATCTTCATCTAGCAAACAGACCGTAACTTATTAG
- the glpG gene encoding rhomboid family intramembrane serine protease GlpG has protein sequence MKLIAHYHNARLAQGAVDYFKTQGIYCVLQSHDGQQVEVWLERGDEALAMRLWQTFLEQPDAELYQAASWQTGSTQGLFSYQGQNLNLVKRFLGLNWLLQGVFGVSIIVFVAMLFGDANGIFSALRFSLDKPWTWIAPTLIHFSAIHLIFNLSWWLHLGAQISEKLGLWALVCIYLVTGLTSNFMQFLFVDANFGGLSGVVYGLLGFCWVIGHRNPAGAALVSKPVIGFMLLWMLFGFTDMFFINMANWAHLFGLLSGMLVAVFWPINRQFKENS, from the coding sequence GTGAAGTTAATAGCCCATTATCACAATGCACGACTAGCACAGGGTGCGGTCGATTATTTTAAGACGCAAGGGATCTATTGTGTTTTGCAAAGTCACGATGGGCAACAAGTTGAAGTTTGGCTAGAACGCGGTGACGAAGCACTTGCTATGCGTCTTTGGCAAACGTTTTTGGAGCAACCCGACGCAGAATTATACCAAGCGGCTTCTTGGCAAACAGGAAGTACACAAGGGTTATTTAGCTACCAAGGCCAAAACTTAAACTTAGTAAAGCGCTTTTTGGGATTGAACTGGTTATTACAGGGCGTTTTTGGTGTCAGTATTATTGTTTTTGTCGCCATGCTATTTGGCGACGCTAATGGCATCTTTTCTGCGCTACGTTTTTCCCTAGATAAACCTTGGACTTGGATAGCGCCTACACTCATACATTTTAGCGCCATACATTTAATTTTTAATTTAAGCTGGTGGCTTCATTTAGGGGCGCAAATCTCAGAAAAATTAGGGCTCTGGGCGTTAGTCTGTATTTACCTTGTAACGGGCTTAACCAGTAATTTTATGCAGTTCCTATTCGTTGACGCTAATTTTGGTGGGCTAAGTGGTGTGGTCTATGGACTACTGGGTTTTTGTTGGGTAATTGGTCATCGAAATCCTGCCGGAGCTGCTTTGGTTTCTAAGCCTGTAATTGGTTTTATGCTGCTTTGGATGTTGTTTGGGTTTACGGATATGTTTTTCATCAACATGGCTAACTGGGCGCACTTGTTTGGATTGCTATCAGGTATGTTGGTTGCGGTATTTTGGCCTATCAACAGGCAATTCAAAGAGAATAGCTAG
- the gmhB gene encoding D-glycero-beta-D-manno-heptose 1,7-bisphosphate 7-phosphatase — translation MHKAVFLDRDGVVNKDHAYVHKIADFEFIDGVFSACQAFSKAGYKIVVVTNQSGIGRGYYDEAQFHALSEWMCAQFKAHGVDIAGVYFCPHHPEKAQGRYKVECDCRKPEPGMLQQAIAEHDLDPKQSIMIGDKVSDIKAARAAGVKTAILVESGQSFSQEQQQLADKVCASLAEVPAALCLSE, via the coding sequence ATGCATAAGGCTGTATTTTTAGACAGAGATGGCGTTGTTAATAAAGATCACGCCTATGTTCATAAAATCGCGGATTTTGAGTTTATTGACGGGGTATTTAGTGCCTGCCAAGCATTTAGCAAAGCCGGTTATAAAATTGTGGTCGTGACGAATCAGTCGGGCATTGGTCGAGGTTATTATGATGAAGCACAATTTCACGCCTTAAGCGAGTGGATGTGCGCGCAGTTTAAGGCACATGGTGTTGACATCGCTGGTGTTTATTTTTGCCCTCACCACCCTGAAAAGGCACAAGGCCGATATAAAGTAGAGTGTGACTGTCGCAAACCAGAACCCGGAATGCTGCAACAAGCGATAGCCGAGCATGACTTGGATCCCAAGCAAAGTATTATGATTGGTGATAAAGTCTCAGACATCAAGGCTGCCCGTGCTGCTGGCGTAAAAACAGCCATTTTAGTTGAGTCTGGGCAGAGTTTTAGTCAAGAGCAACAACAGCTCGCGGATAAAGTATGTGCTTCGTTGGCGGAGGTACCAGCCGCACTATGTTTGTCTGAGTAA